A region from the Salicibibacter cibarius genome encodes:
- a CDS encoding DUF92 domain-containing protein: MVVLLLIGVALIAYLAYRYQTLTVGGAWMAFLVGMVIALSFSYKGLIILALFFIGSTIFGRLPARTFEREKETRTAGQVFANGGVAALLAISGLLFADDELARIMFISALAAANSDTWATEGGKRWGGRPYHIRTSNRTTTGRSGAISPIGTLFAFIGSAFIAVFGSFLFLNGDWVVLILIAGFAGAMADTVIGAYLQEERQCEYCNTLTEEKNHCGHNTRIIRGVPGVDNNKVNVACTIVSPMFAMIIFLLV; the protein is encoded by the coding sequence ATGGTCGTTCTCCTTCTCATAGGTGTTGCCCTTATCGCTTATTTGGCCTATCGGTACCAAACGCTGACCGTTGGCGGTGCCTGGATGGCTTTTCTTGTCGGCATGGTAATTGCCTTATCTTTTTCTTATAAAGGCCTCATCATCCTGGCGTTATTTTTTATCGGCAGTACAATCTTCGGCCGATTACCTGCGCGTACGTTCGAGCGGGAAAAGGAAACGCGCACTGCCGGGCAAGTGTTCGCCAATGGCGGAGTCGCGGCGCTCCTTGCTATCTCGGGTCTGCTGTTTGCGGACGATGAACTTGCACGAATTATGTTCATCAGCGCGCTCGCGGCTGCCAATAGCGACACTTGGGCTACGGAAGGCGGCAAGCGCTGGGGTGGGCGCCCTTACCATATTAGAACGAGCAACCGTACGACGACCGGCCGCTCGGGAGCGATTTCTCCGATCGGCACGTTGTTTGCTTTTATCGGAAGCGCCTTTATTGCTGTCTTCGGAAGCTTCCTGTTTTTGAATGGGGACTGGGTCGTTTTGATACTGATCGCTGGTTTTGCAGGGGCGATGGCAGATACCGTTATTGGCGCTTACCTTCAAGAAGAGCGCCAATGCGAGTATTGCAATACCCTGACGGAAGAAAAAAACCATTGCGGCCATAACACACGAATCATCCGAGGCGTTCCAGGCGTTGACAATAATAAAGTGAACGTTGCGTGTACCATTGTGTCGCCGATGTTTGCCATGATTATCTTTCTTCTCGTATAG